Proteins encoded together in one Triticum dicoccoides isolate Atlit2015 ecotype Zavitan chromosome 7B, WEW_v2.0, whole genome shotgun sequence window:
- the LOC119339691 gene encoding ethylene-responsive transcription factor ERF071-like, whose amino-acid sequence MPPRRRGASGYRGVRARPNGWFFAEIRSGDVRLGLGTFRSAHEAARAYDAAAWRLDRPRSQMNFLDVFTREQAQRVAPPPRLITDLDHADHARRQRRLLVAEEDERAMAEWRRRHPEDVADEQAHWAERTARRRAERADRRQRKALANAQCDIVSAGGRSFFTADDDRWDDIWLSTSDDTDEDDDDD is encoded by the coding sequence atgccgccgcgccgccggggtGCTTCGGGCTatcgcggcgtccgcgcgcgccccaaCGGCTGGTTCTTCGCCGAGATACGGTCCGGCGACGTGCGGCTCGGCCTCGGGACATTCCGGAGCGCGCACGAggcggcccgcgcgtacgacgcggcggcgtggcgcttggACAGGCCCCGGTCGCAGATGAACTTTCTGGACGTCTTCACGCGCGAGCAGGCGCAGCGcgtcgcccctccgccgcgtctcatCACCGACCTCGACCATGCCGACCATGCTcggcggcagcgccgcctcctcgtcgccgaggaggacgagcgagccatggcggagtggcgccgtcgccacccggaggacgtcgccgacGAGCAAGCCCactgggcggagaggacggcaaggcgccgTGCGGAGCGGGCTGACCGGCGTCAGCGGAAAGCATTGGCGAACGCGCAGTGCGACATAGTTTCAGCAGGTGGGAGGTCGTTCTTCACGGCCGACGATGACCGTTGGGACGACATATGGCTCTCAACCTCGGACGACaccgacgaggatgatgatgatgat